A stretch of Candidatus Vicinibacter affinis DNA encodes these proteins:
- a CDS encoding DUF4199 domain-containing protein, protein MEKHIIAIRYGLIWSAVYVVLTMALYLFDHTMIQNFGVGIVLFLIGIVFMYFSGMDTRKEFGGFMTWKEALIPCWVSSIVYSLISVLFMAILYNFIDPDLAEQQKEAQIKWIENFRASMGDIEAEKAIERIQEQNPFGFGNLLIILASSLLIYFIISSLIALVLKKEDPNKIFNTYQEKI, encoded by the coding sequence ATGGAAAAACATATTATCGCAATTCGGTATGGTTTAATTTGGTCCGCAGTTTATGTCGTATTAACAATGGCCTTGTATTTATTCGACCACACTATGATACAGAACTTTGGTGTTGGCATAGTTTTATTTTTAATTGGCATTGTGTTTATGTATTTTTCCGGTATGGATACAAGAAAAGAATTTGGTGGATTTATGACTTGGAAAGAAGCTTTGATCCCCTGCTGGGTAAGCTCCATTGTTTATAGTCTAATTTCTGTTTTATTTATGGCAATTCTCTATAACTTCATCGACCCTGATCTTGCGGAACAACAAAAAGAAGCCCAAATAAAATGGATTGAAAACTTTAGAGCAAGCATGGGAGATATAGAAGCAGAAAAGGCAATTGAGAGAATTCAAGAACAAAATCCATTTGGTTTTGGTAACTTATTAATTATATTAGCTTCCTCGTTGTTGATTTACTTTATCATTTCATCCTTAATCGCATTGGTTTTAAAAAAGG